The segment atatatatatatatatatatatatatatatatatatatatatatatatatatatattgcaatgttataaaccttaattaAAGGATAGAAGAGAATAACAAATTTGTTCCATGTGGTGTGGAATATCGTTCTATTCAATTTTGGTCCAAATGTAAAACGATCATTACCAAATTTGGACACATAGACTAAAATcgataaaaaaaactttaaaataaaGACCAAAATTACAAGAGATCTTTttgggacaaaattgcaaaattcGTTGTACTCAGGACCAGAAAAGTAATTCACTCTTTTAAAACTGACAATTTATAATTTATTGAAACATTGTATGTATGAAGTTGGGTTGTTGCATTCGAGGCTATTCAGTTTTAAAAACCAAAAACCAAACCGACTATAGTTTACTCATAACAATCACCTGTATAGctcatgtaacacccataaaaatcattacaaattttgTTTTCAAACTAGAATGTAGTCAAAGTATCACAGAATTAAATCATGAAAACATAAAAaggtgaggagcggtacgatcacgccttcgccttcccgcgatcgtcagaagtacctgaaacaataaccgataaatgtaagctcgaaggcttagtgagatatccccaaaataccaacgccatatagatataaccatatcatataaacatacaaacaaacatatacaacatgcataatgagccatcagtctgactggaccgaCTCCCGATCCTCAGTTTatttggaccgctctccgagccctcagcacgtctggtccgccctcctCGAGGCcgtcagcctatccggaccgctcgctgggccttcgaccTGAATAGATTTTCCCGACCCAGGCCTGCAGTCTACCCGGTCTGCccagggtgtcttggcctactgcacacagtaGGATCTGCCTCAACCCTTTCCCCAAACCAATAAACATGTGCACacaaatatcatacgctagcgtACAATAACAGATAGTCGTAtagatctaaccgatctctaagatagcaaccatcctacaaccaggatgtaatctaacatagcaaccatcctaaaccaggatgtaatctaacatagcaaccattcctaaaccaggatgtaaatcataacgggacggccttggtgccgtagaccctattgatatagtgaggagaactcacctcgcaactgccgccTGAAACTAGAAAgctcaactctcggatcaccaacacgaactccactacctatagttaccataaaaccctttctcataaatctccaaattacctgaataccctcagaagtcaactggtcaactcttggtcaaagtcaaagcccacagtcaaagtcaacagttcaTGTTGACTTGACTCGTTGAGTGTAGTtcactgactcatcgagtccttcctgaactcgagaagtcgtgaaatccttgattagctcgtcgagttcccctttaACTCGCCTAGTTCATATGTGGCCAAGAATTTGGGAgaaccctaactgactcgccgagttcaaggcaatcttcaacgaactcgtcgagtttgttcatcaaCTTAGCTAGTTCATGACCATCTTtatatgactcgctgagttgactatgcaactcgccgagtctttgcAGACCTTCATCCACGCAgacactttttaagccatgccaaggTTCCAggttacagatccaagcttctaaggcatgtttatcacgtaaagttgcaaactttacgcgcATGCAAGGCCCTAAAGGCTATAAATGACCAATCTAAGCTTCTAATGGAGCTTTACACCTTAGGAGAGTCTCATCCTTGCAAgagctggaaactttatggacttaggactcaaaagaggttcagatctgaagtttcaacttcaggTCAAGCTTCCATACCAAAAATCCCTTCATGAATAACTAAAAAAGCCCTAGTTtccacatatgaatgattctagaagaaaaAGAGGTTAAGGTAACAGCTGGTTACCTCCAAAACGTGCCCACAATGAAGTAGAATCTGAATCCACACAGAAGTCTTGATGCTAGCCCCTTGATCTACAAATTTCCTTCCCAAAAGTCACTTCCCAAAGCTCCAAAACACTCTCCAAGCTCTCACtcacggaaattagggtttctgggtctcaaggggtgataaagaaCAGTGGGAGGCGCTAATGGTCCgatatatagggtgcaaaaaccttgaaaattagggtttccactgccagctcccatgccgactcggcgagtcactcattAATTGACGCGTCCtggcccgctgctactcgacgagtcacaacgtcaactcgtcgagtagactttaaAACATGAAATTTAAATGGAGTGATAATGATACCTGGCGGTTGGGATGTTACAGCTCAACATCACACAACTTAAGTCTTAAAAACCGTTTTTAGAACCTAGATATTTGTGCATGCACTTTGTCTTTAAGTCCTATAAGTTAAATATTATACTTTTGACTCTTACTTAGTAAAGAATTCATGGTCTCCTGaccatctttaataaaaatgataatGTTAGGTCGATAAAACcagaataaaaataaatatgatttGCTGACGGGAGTATAAATGCTCACCTTAGACTCTTAATGTGTTACCCAAACATATGCCTGCTAAGCCTAGTAACTCAAGCTTTGAACATATATTTTTCTTTATTACCAACATTTCATGCCTGAAACCAAAATAAACACAAAATGTGGTTTGATTTCTTATTAAGAGTCGGAAGTATAGTAAAATACAACTGGTTCCCATCAGACTAAAAAGATAGTAAAATCTCTAAAATATAAGGAATTTCAATATATTGAATTAAGACTATATGAAATCTATAAATACATTGATAAATTTGTTTTCGAGACTAAAAACTTATAAAATTAGTATACATAAGTGTTTTGATCAAGAGTATATTCACACGTTTAAAATATAAGTTCATAATCAACCCCTTGTTTCGAGACATACATTGATTCCTTTACAAACCACAAGCTTATATAGAACATTGTTGATATTGATACAATAACACATTAACTCTGTTTTTCatacaaaaatataaatattagaattGAGAATTGTAAGAGTAAAATGTCAAGAAGTAAAAACTTAGCAAAAATGTATACTTAACCTGGACCAATATTAAGCTGCAAAAATTTCCAAATTTAGTTTGTAAGTACATCTATGACTTGAAGAGAAAATTAGATGAAGATATCAGGTTCCATAACATATACCCAAAATCACATAAGCTGTTTAAAACCACAATCATTCCAAAAAGTAAAAGACCTAACCAAGAATCAAGAAGCTGTTTAAAAGTTGTTAAGAATCATAGTCCAAAAATCAAGAATTGTGCTACTTTTTTATAGTCTGCTGGAAAAAAGAGAAAATCAAGCAAAAAAATTTATAGATTTCAAAAGAAGTACAATTCGTTGTAATTAAAACAAATATGAAGAACATGAATGGATGAAAATCGACCGTAATATTTGGGAAGAGTTGAAGGAGCAGAGAGTTTAGCCCTAAGACTGGAATGTTAAGGATTGTGATGTTCCAAATAAACAAACCACAAATATTTGCCCTAAGACTGGAAATGTTAAAAAAACCAAATATATCAAGCATTTAGTGTATATTAAGGCCTTACCTTGATTTTATTGAGCAATTATGGCAATATCAATACTATATGGTGAGTCATCGAAGCAGGGGAATCGATATGTCGCATTGGTTCGGAATACAAACCCATAAACGCAGCTCGATATACATCAGTTTCCTTTGCTATTTATACAAGAGGGGGAACGGGGAGATGGTGGTGGGGGATGAAGGTTTGTGAGACAAGGGACCGAACATGGGGAAAAGTTGAAGAGAATGGCAGAGGGAGAACAAACGATTGTACAGAACGTGGGGAGAAGAAGGATCCGCCGAAAACCTGTAAATAGCGAGTTTATGCGTTGATGATGACATTGAAGAGGATCGCATGGCTGAAATTGGAAAGACGGTTATTCCTTGTCCGGTGCTAGTAATATTAGTAATTTAACAAAAgcctttttttttttcagatgtaGAACCTAGAACCTAACACCCTGTTCCCGAGTTCATtttaaggagagaaaagaaaatAAATGAATAGAAGTGAAAGggaaataaaagaaattaatgtTCTCGATTTTATCAAAAGGAAGGGAGTAAAatgaagggaaaatgacttaggagggtaactacctcttatcaaTGTTCACATATTagcaacttcttcttttttgtacataataaagcaactaacttgttttaactgtttaaattataccaatattaccggctaatacttgttttaaccggtaactcaaaggaaaaatgacttaggaggataactacctcttatccgtgttcatatattgacaacttcttattttttgtacacaagaaagcaactaacttgttttaactgtgtaacatcccaaaaatcatgaccaaaagtttcgtttttaatttaatactaaaatcataattgtcaaaccattaatttaatactctgGCATTGGGCCCCGtacggcatcaggccccgcctggcatcgagccccactcggtatacatatttgtctctcttaggcccctcTTGTCTTCAAgccccgcccgctaaacacatacaatcatataacatgctaacacataaagaaacatactccaatgtatccctgtcctaagaaacatactctgctaaaaatgagatacggaacatcgtccgtactcagctagtgatgagatacaggacctcgcccacactcacctctttATCaggtacatacaagtatcacacagacaacaaatataatctaacatgcaaacattcctcgggcacccgcccgacatcagaccttggtctggaataacatactagcatacaatgcctagggctaacccccgggtcttcctactcatagactacatgggctggcattgtggccttagacccattcacacagtgaggagactcaccctGCACTACTGAAGCCCTGGCTGGAACTAGCTGAGTTCGGACGAAGTtctgtatctcattattagcagagtatgtttcttaggacaaggatacagtagagtatgtttctttatgtgttagcatgctatatgattgtatgtgtttagcgggcagGGCCCGAAGACAGGCGGGACGTAAGagagacagatctgtataccgagtggggctcgatgccaggctgGGCCTGATGCCAGGCGAGGCccgatgccggagtattaaattaatggtttgacaattatggttttagtattaaattaaaaacgaaatttttgttcatgatttttgggatgttacacagttaaaacaagttagttgctttcttatgtacaaaaaataagaagttgtcaatatgtgaacacggataagaggtagttactaTTCTAAGTCATTTTCtctttgagttaccggttaaaacatgtattagccggtaatattggtgtaatttaaacagttaaaacaagttagttgtttTATTATGTACAGAAAaaaagaagttgccaatatgtgaacacaaATAAAAATTAGTTACCCTCCTAAATCATTTTCCCTAAAACGAATGTCCTAACCTCCTGGTCATTTTCCCTAATTTTGGAAGCATCAGGggagaaagaaaaaaataaacgGGGTGTAAGGCTGAATTAAAAAAAAGGACGCGTATTCCCTTTTGCCCCTGATAGCGTTTCAGCAACCTTCCCTCTTCACTTCTTTCTACTCCATCGACGCCACTCCTTGTCCGATCTGCAACCATCCCCCGCCTCCCTCCGCCAGCGACGCCGACACCACCGCCCACTTCTGTCTATGCTTTGGCGTTCCTCAATAATTGTTATTCGAAATTTAGAACCTCAGAAGTGTTCCGCAACCTTCCCTCTTCATATCTGTTTTACCCTACCCTCCGCTAACACTCCGCCACCAACCGGTCACCGTCTCCGCCAGCATCGCCAGCGCTTCCATCCAGCTCCGTCAAACTCGTCGTCAGCAGCCATCAGCAGCCATCAAGGTAAGGTTTTTTGTTCTTACCCTAAAACTCGTCCCTTTTCGCTGAAATGGTTTTCTTATGTCAATAGAATCGATTTTTTTTGTTCTCTGACTTTGCTGGAATCATGTTGTTTTCCCCTTTTTCTACCTAATGTGTGTCTGTTCAGTGTGGTCTATTacctgttcgatgaaatgcttaGGAGAAATGTATTGGGCTAAACTATACATGCCCTAGAATTTCGTCAGACTGGTCTCTACATCCTTAATCAACGAAGTGCTGTGATTTCACCCTCTCTCTTCGATTTCTTCCTCGCAAGAACATTTACAACCACCAATGGCCAAGGTTTGATGCCATTTTGGCTCAAATGGCAATATGGCATTAGGAGTATTTctgttttcttttttatttttatttgaagtTAGCAAAGTCTGCTTTAGGGTTGAAGTATGTGTACTGTTATTGGTTATTTTTTAACAATTTATGTCTTCATGTTTAACAAATTGTGAAAGAAACTTTGTTTATTTTGAATTGATGTTGGTCATTTTGTATGGATTTCGATCAACCTTGGTTAAAAACTTGTTCTGTATTCTTACCAAACACTAATtaattcatcatcatcatcatcatctatttaCAGCTGTCATACCATCATAACAGCAATTTTGTGGCATCATTCACGACTACAAATATCCAAAACTCTAAGTTGTAATCGATCCATATGGCTGAAAAACCCGAAGAACAACCAAACACCGAACAAGGTATGTTGTTTATCTTGATTGTTTTCGAATCCCATTCACTGTCTATGGAATctgatcttttttttttatacAGTGTGCAACTTTTTTAGAAAACCATCAAAGAAGAAAAACATCCGaaaaagagctcaggatgatgaaATGGATGAAGAAGAGGAACCTTCTGTTGTGATCAACAAGAAAAAGGCTGTGGCAGCAGACAATAAGTTATATTTTGCTACTGGATCATCTAAGCGATCCGCAACATCAGAACAACAACAAGAAGCAGAGGCTGACAACAcaaaagcaacaattttccaGTTTGACTCCTCTAAAGAAATTCAAGTTCAAAACGACAGTAGAGCCACTGCAACATTAGAAACAGAGACGGACTTTTCTAGGGATGCAAGGGCGATTCGGGAAAGAGTTTTGAAGCAAGCAGACCAGGCTTTGAAAGGGAAGGGGAATGGTGATGAGAAGTTGTATAAAGGTATTCATGGATACACGGATTACAAGGCAGGTTTTAGGCGGGAGCAAACTGTTGCTAGTGAGAAAGCAGGTGGATCACATGGACCACTGAGAGCTTCtgctcatattagggtttctgctAGGTTTGATTATCAGCCGGACATTTGTAAGGATTATAAGGAGACAGGGTATTGTGGGTATGGTGATTCCTGTAAGTTTATGCATGACCGTGGGGATTATAAGTCTGGATGGCAGATGGAGAGAGACTGGGATGAAGCAGAGAAGGCAAGAAAGAGGAAATTGGCATTGAagggcgatgatgatgatgacgacgacaatgatgatgatgatgagcatgatgatgatgaagatgaggaTGGACTTCCCTTTGCTTGTTTTATCTGCAGGCAGCCGTTTGTTGATCCTGTAATGACCAAGTGCAAGCATTATTTCTGTGAGCATTGTGCTTTAAAGGTATGattgattctctctctctctctctctctctctatatatatatatatatatatatatatatatatatacatacaattacaaggagGGGAGGGGACTTATTTGGAATTTGTGATTGTACAGCATCACGCAAAGAAGAAAAAGTGCT is part of the Lactuca sativa cultivar Salinas chromosome 7, Lsat_Salinas_v11, whole genome shotgun sequence genome and harbors:
- the LOC111894587 gene encoding zinc finger CCCH domain-containing protein 1, whose protein sequence is MAEKPEEQPNTEQVCNFFRKPSKKKNIRKRAQDDEMDEEEEPSVVINKKKAVAADNKLYFATGSSKRSATSEQQQEAEADNTKATIFQFDSSKEIQVQNDSRATATLETETDFSRDARAIRERVLKQADQALKGKGNGDEKLYKGIHGYTDYKAGFRREQTVASEKAGGSHGPLRASAHIRVSARFDYQPDICKDYKETGYCGYGDSCKFMHDRGDYKSGWQMERDWDEAEKARKRKLALKGDDDDDDDNDDDDEHDDDEDEDGLPFACFICRQPFVDPVMTKCKHYFCEHCALKHHAKKKKCYVCNQPTLGIFNTAHEIRKRMAAGGK